A region from the Mycobacterium heidelbergense genome encodes:
- a CDS encoding MlaD family protein, whose amino-acid sequence MTRRPLESYSKMWLGSIAVAVVAVLIGIMLLVHALGAGYRHYTAEFLQAASLRAGNPIVVAGVPVGNVTSMKLVGDHVEAGLKVRDNVVLGRDSKAKIKVTTILGSRYLSLEPNGPASLPNNTFDVSHTEVPYDLQAALRDATTTFEQVDSDRFAQSLTVLGKQLKGLPSVVPQAIANIDSLSSIIAVRRDQLGQLLRSTEQVTNTLRRQQAGIGNLVDQGQDLLGQFVARRAVFHAMMRSLTGLVDTMSLIVVNDRSGLDSLINDMRDFTALMAKHDDLLRNLLQVTPIFFREAANLTGDGNAINFNAPNIPAVDSWMCAISGRAKQFGMIQYFKDCK is encoded by the coding sequence ATGACGAGGCGTCCGCTCGAGAGCTACAGCAAGATGTGGCTTGGGTCCATCGCGGTCGCCGTGGTAGCCGTGCTGATCGGCATCATGTTGTTGGTTCACGCGCTCGGCGCCGGGTATCGGCACTACACCGCGGAGTTTCTGCAGGCGGCCTCCCTGCGGGCCGGCAACCCGATCGTGGTCGCGGGCGTCCCCGTCGGCAACGTCACCAGCATGAAACTCGTCGGCGACCATGTCGAGGCGGGCCTGAAGGTTCGCGACAATGTCGTGCTGGGCAGGGATTCCAAGGCGAAGATCAAGGTGACTACCATCCTGGGTTCGCGTTACCTCTCCCTGGAGCCCAACGGCCCGGCGTCCCTGCCCAACAACACGTTCGATGTGTCACACACCGAAGTCCCCTACGACCTTCAAGCCGCATTGCGAGACGCCACAACAACTTTCGAGCAGGTCGACTCTGACAGATTTGCGCAATCCCTGACGGTGCTCGGCAAGCAACTCAAGGGCCTGCCCTCGGTCGTGCCGCAGGCAATCGCGAACATCGACTCGCTCTCGTCGATCATCGCCGTGCGACGCGACCAACTGGGCCAGCTCCTGCGCAGCACGGAGCAGGTGACCAACACGCTGCGGCGCCAGCAGGCGGGCATCGGCAACCTGGTCGACCAAGGGCAAGACCTGCTGGGCCAATTCGTCGCGCGGCGAGCCGTTTTCCACGCGATGATGCGATCACTGACCGGCCTTGTCGACACCATGAGCCTGATCGTGGTCAACGACCGTTCGGGTCTTGATTCCCTGATCAACGACATGCGCGACTTCACCGCCCTGATGGCAAAACACGACGACCTGCTGCGCAACCTCCTGCAGGTCACGCCGATCTTCTTCCGCGAGGCGGCCAACCTCACCGGCGACGGCAACGCGATCAACTTCAACGCCCCCAACATCCCCGCCGTCGACTCATGGATGTGCGCGATCAGCGGCCGCGCCAAACAGTTTGGCATGATCCAATACTTCAAGGACTGCAAGTGA
- a CDS encoding MCE family protein, producing MKFRGPLIGLTLFMIVAVTLTWLVYVSLRRDVAGKTDSYSAVFTDVYGLRDGDDVRMAGVRVGRVEKIELDGKLAKVTFVVQQEQRLYGNTLASVTYQNIVGQRYLGLSLDKEGNHGVLPPGSVIPLERTEPSFDVTALLNGYEPLFSLLNPQDADNLTKGIIQSLQGDTSSLATLISQTSTLTETFAGRDQALGDVITNLNKVVGNLAQQNDNLDGVITQARDVVSKLDQRRPELQASVGTLARVMGRLSTSATDVYPALREFIDRKPGATRHLMDIEPQLAYFGDNIPLLLKGLVRVGNQGAYGNAYVCDVNFMAFEPGFNDIVPIIINAATPGNTAWHSPRCRSTAGG from the coding sequence ATGAAATTCCGGGGACCGCTGATCGGCCTCACCCTGTTCATGATCGTCGCGGTGACGCTGACCTGGCTGGTCTACGTGAGCCTGCGGCGCGACGTGGCCGGGAAGACGGACTCGTATTCGGCGGTATTCACCGACGTCTACGGCCTTCGAGACGGCGACGACGTCCGGATGGCCGGTGTCCGCGTGGGCCGGGTCGAAAAGATCGAGCTCGACGGGAAACTCGCGAAAGTCACGTTCGTGGTGCAGCAGGAACAGCGCCTCTACGGGAACACGCTCGCCTCCGTGACGTACCAGAACATCGTCGGGCAGCGTTACCTCGGCCTGTCCCTGGACAAGGAAGGCAATCACGGTGTGCTCCCGCCCGGGAGCGTCATCCCGTTGGAGCGCACGGAACCGTCCTTCGACGTCACCGCGCTACTCAACGGCTACGAGCCGCTGTTCAGTCTGTTGAACCCACAGGATGCCGACAACCTCACCAAGGGCATCATCCAGTCGCTGCAGGGCGATACGTCCTCCCTTGCCACGTTGATCAGCCAGACATCCACGCTGACAGAGACCTTCGCCGGAAGGGATCAGGCGCTCGGCGATGTGATCACCAACCTCAACAAGGTGGTTGGCAACCTTGCGCAGCAGAACGACAACCTCGACGGCGTCATCACGCAGGCCCGTGACGTGGTTTCCAAGCTCGATCAGCGTCGTCCCGAGTTGCAGGCCTCGGTCGGTACGCTGGCCCGGGTGATGGGCCGGCTGTCGACCTCCGCCACGGACGTGTATCCGGCGCTTCGCGAATTCATCGATCGTAAGCCGGGCGCCACCAGACACTTGATGGATATCGAACCCCAGCTGGCCTACTTCGGCGACAACATCCCGCTGCTGCTCAAGGGGCTTGTCCGGGTCGGCAACCAGGGCGCCTACGGCAACGCCTACGTGTGCGACGTGAACTTCATGGCGTTCGAGCCCGGCTTCAACGACATCGTGCCGATCATCATCAATGCCGCCACACCCGGAAACACGGCGTGGCACAGCCCGAGATGTCGGAGCACGGCTGGTGGCTGA